A part of Propioniciclava coleopterorum genomic DNA contains:
- a CDS encoding carbohydrate ABC transporter permease, protein MSADTAAAPVRADQRPSRAAAPTPRRRLPRPTTVLWSLVAIVIALAWVFPVYWMINSAFLPNVILQRTTPTLTPFADGSLDNFVTVISDPAFVRALGTSLVVTLCTVAAAIVIAFLGALAISRFKFRGRRSFILALLFIQMLPAEGLFIAQYKMMSSLGLLNQAIGLIVLYTAAVVPFTVWMLRGFVAGVPVDLEEAAMVDGLSRTQAFLRITFPLLAPGLVASGVYAFLQAWNEFTIALVIMTEEQSRTLPLWLRGFLQASATRETDWGQVMAASTLVALPVIVFFLLVQGRMSSGLVGGAVKG, encoded by the coding sequence CGACCAGCGCCCGTCCCGTGCGGCCGCCCCGACCCCTCGCCGCCGCCTCCCGCGCCCGACGACCGTGCTGTGGAGCCTGGTCGCGATCGTGATCGCGCTGGCCTGGGTCTTCCCCGTCTACTGGATGATCAACTCGGCCTTCCTGCCCAACGTCATCCTGCAGCGCACCACGCCCACGCTGACCCCGTTCGCCGACGGCAGCCTGGACAACTTCGTCACGGTGATCTCCGATCCGGCCTTCGTCCGCGCCCTGGGCACGTCGCTGGTGGTGACGCTGTGCACCGTCGCGGCGGCGATCGTAATCGCCTTCCTCGGCGCCCTGGCGATTAGCCGGTTCAAGTTCCGCGGCCGGCGCTCCTTCATCCTGGCGCTGCTGTTCATCCAGATGCTGCCCGCCGAGGGCCTGTTCATCGCGCAGTACAAGATGATGAGCTCCCTGGGGCTGCTCAACCAGGCGATCGGCCTGATCGTGCTCTACACGGCCGCGGTCGTCCCCTTCACCGTCTGGATGCTGCGCGGCTTCGTCGCCGGTGTCCCGGTGGACCTGGAGGAGGCCGCCATGGTCGACGGGCTGTCCCGCACCCAGGCCTTCCTGCGCATCACGTTCCCGCTGCTCGCGCCCGGACTGGTCGCCTCGGGGGTGTACGCCTTCCTCCAGGCGTGGAACGAGTTCACGATCGCCCTGGTCATCATGACCGAGGAGCAGTCCCGGACCCTGCCGCTGTGGCTGCGCGGCTTCCTGCAGGCCAGCGCCACCCGCGAGACGGACTGGGGGCAGGTGATGGCCGCCTCGACGCTGGTCGCCCTGCCGGTCATCGTGTTCTTCCTGCTGGTCCAGGGGCGGATGTCCAGCGGCCTGGTCGGCGGAGCGGTGAAGGGCTGA